The Pseudomonas allokribbensis genome has a window encoding:
- a CDS encoding putative 2-dehydropantoate 2-reductase, whose amino-acid sequence MSTPWHILGAGSLGTLWATRLARAGLPVRLILRDIDRLHDYATAGGLTLVEQGVASSYAIPGETPDSPEPIRRLLVACKAYDAESAVAGVAHRLAPDAELILLQNGLGSQEAVAAQVPQARCISASSTEGAFRDGDWRVVFAGHGYTWLGDAGHPVAPFWLDDLEAAKIPHEWSADILTRLWRKLALNCAINPLTVLHDCRNGGLQEHHCEVATLCAELTELLERCGQPAAADNLQQEVERVISATAANFSSMYQDVASKRRTEISYLLGHACKVAQRHQLNLPHLKQLQQRLTAHLHSLGLPVD is encoded by the coding sequence ATGTCCACCCCCTGGCACATCCTCGGCGCCGGAAGTCTCGGCACACTCTGGGCCACGCGTCTGGCCCGGGCCGGATTGCCGGTCCGGTTGATCCTGCGCGATATCGATCGTTTGCATGACTATGCGACGGCGGGCGGCCTGACCCTCGTGGAACAAGGCGTGGCCAGCAGCTACGCCATCCCTGGCGAAACGCCGGACAGTCCCGAACCGATCCGTCGTCTGCTGGTGGCGTGCAAGGCCTACGACGCCGAAAGCGCCGTGGCCGGCGTCGCTCATCGCCTGGCGCCGGATGCAGAACTGATTCTTTTGCAGAATGGCCTCGGCAGTCAGGAAGCGGTCGCCGCGCAAGTCCCGCAGGCCCGTTGCATCAGCGCCTCCAGCACCGAAGGCGCGTTTCGCGATGGCGACTGGCGCGTGGTGTTCGCCGGCCACGGTTACACTTGGCTCGGCGATGCCGGTCATCCCGTGGCACCGTTCTGGCTGGATGATCTTGAAGCGGCAAAGATTCCTCATGAATGGAGCGCCGACATCCTCACCCGGCTGTGGCGAAAACTGGCGCTCAACTGTGCGATCAATCCGCTGACGGTGTTACACGACTGCCGCAACGGTGGATTGCAGGAACATCACTGCGAAGTCGCCACGCTGTGCGCCGAACTGACCGAATTGCTGGAGCGTTGCGGCCAGCCAGCAGCGGCGGACAACCTGCAACAGGAAGTCGAACGGGTGATTTCAGCCACCGCAGCCAATTTCTCGTCCATGTATCAGGACGTGGCCAGCAAACGCCGCACCGAGATCAGCTACCTGCTGGGCCATGCCTGCAAGGTTGCGCAGCGGCACCAGCTCAACCTGCCGCATCTGAAGCAATTGCAGCAGCGCCTGACCGCGCATCTGCACAGTCTCGGATTGCCCGTCGACTGA
- a CDS encoding cob(I)yrinic acid a,c-diamide adenosyltransferase, with product MGFRLSKIYTRTGDKGETGLGDGRRVPKDHPRIEAIGEVDTLNSQVGVLLAGLLAERETCPGLNELIDVLAPCQHRLFDLGGELAMPEYQALSTAEIERLEAAIDVWNEELGPLENFILPGGSMLIAQAHVCRSLARSAERRCQHLNAIEPLAGVGLAYINRLSDLLFVAARLIARRQGIAEILWQPAAKPEN from the coding sequence ATGGGCTTTCGCTTGTCGAAGATCTACACCCGCACCGGCGACAAAGGCGAAACCGGCCTCGGCGATGGTCGCCGCGTACCCAAGGATCACCCGCGCATCGAAGCCATTGGCGAGGTCGACACGCTGAACAGTCAGGTCGGCGTGCTGCTGGCCGGGTTGCTCGCCGAACGCGAAACCTGTCCAGGGCTGAATGAATTGATCGACGTGCTGGCGCCCTGTCAGCACCGCTTGTTCGACCTCGGGGGCGAGCTGGCGATGCCGGAATATCAGGCGCTGAGCACGGCAGAAATCGAACGGCTGGAAGCAGCCATCGATGTCTGGAACGAGGAATTGGGGCCGCTGGAAAACTTCATTCTGCCCGGCGGCTCGATGCTGATTGCCCAGGCGCATGTCTGCCGCAGCCTGGCGCGCAGTGCCGAGCGGCGTTGCCAGCATTTGAATGCGATCGAACCGTTGGCCGGGGTGGGCCTGGCTTACATCAATCGCTTGTCGGATCTGTTGTTTGTGGCGGCAAGGCTGATTGCGCGGCGCCAGGGCATTGCCGAGATTCTGTGGCAACCCGCCGCAAAACCCGAAAACTGA
- the argJ gene encoding bifunctional glutamate N-acetyltransferase/amino-acid acetyltransferase ArgJ, which produces MAVGLGPLPTLHPVAGFELGIASAGIKRPGRKDVVVMRCAEGSTVAGVFTLNAFCAAPVILAKKRVQNAVRYLLTNTGNANAGTGEPGLAAAERTTAKLAELTGVDASQILPYSTGVIGEPLPVEKIEGALQAALDDLSENNWEAAATGIMTTDTLPKGASRQFQHDGVTITVTGISKGAGMIRPNMATMLGYIATDAKVSRDVLHNLMLDGANKSFNRITIDGDTSTNDCCMLIATGKAALPEITRAEGELFAKLKQAVFEVCMDVAQAIVRDGEGATKFVTVEVNGGGNHQECLDVGYTVAHSPLIKTALFASDPNWGRILAAVGRAGVPDLDVSKIDVFLGEVCIASRGARAATYTEAQGSAVMQQEEITIRIELGRGDCSETIWTTDLSHEYVKINAEYRT; this is translated from the coding sequence ATGGCTGTTGGTCTTGGTCCTTTGCCAACGTTGCACCCGGTTGCCGGTTTTGAACTCGGTATCGCTTCGGCCGGCATCAAGCGCCCTGGGCGCAAGGATGTCGTCGTGATGCGCTGTGCCGAAGGTTCCACCGTGGCGGGCGTGTTCACGTTGAACGCTTTCTGCGCCGCGCCGGTGATCCTGGCCAAGAAACGCGTGCAGAACGCTGTGCGCTACCTGTTGACCAACACCGGCAATGCCAACGCTGGCACCGGCGAGCCGGGCCTGGCCGCCGCTGAGCGCACGACCGCGAAACTGGCTGAACTGACCGGCGTGGATGCCAGCCAGATCCTGCCGTACTCCACTGGCGTGATCGGCGAGCCGCTGCCGGTCGAGAAGATCGAAGGCGCCTTGCAGGCTGCGCTGGACGATCTGTCGGAAAACAACTGGGAAGCGGCCGCCACCGGCATCATGACCACCGACACGCTGCCAAAAGGCGCCAGCCGCCAGTTCCAGCATGACGGCGTGACCATCACTGTCACCGGCATCAGCAAGGGCGCGGGCATGATCCGTCCGAACATGGCGACCATGCTCGGCTACATCGCCACCGACGCCAAAGTCTCCCGCGACGTGTTGCACAACCTGATGCTGGACGGCGCCAACAAGTCGTTCAACCGCATCACCATCGACGGCGACACCTCGACCAACGACTGCTGCATGCTGATCGCCACCGGTAAGGCAGCGCTGCCGGAAATCACCCGTGCCGAAGGCGAGCTGTTCGCCAAGCTGAAACAGGCCGTGTTCGAAGTGTGCATGGACGTGGCTCAGGCCATCGTGCGTGACGGCGAAGGCGCGACCAAGTTCGTGACCGTTGAAGTCAACGGCGGCGGCAATCACCAGGAATGCCTGGACGTCGGCTACACCGTGGCCCACTCGCCGCTGATCAAGACTGCACTGTTCGCTTCCGACCCGAACTGGGGCCGTATCCTCGCCGCTGTCGGCCGTGCCGGCGTGCCGGATCTGGACGTGAGCAAGATTGACGTGTTCCTCGGTGAAGTGTGCATCGCCAGTCGTGGCGCCCGTGCTGCTACCTACACTGAAGCCCAGGGCTCGGCAGTGATGCAGCAGGAAGAAATCACCATCCGTATCGAACTGGGTCGCGGCGATTGCAGCGAAACCATCTGGACCACCGACCTGTCCCACGAGTACGTGAAGATCAACGCCGAATACCGCACCTGA
- a CDS encoding Nudix family hydrolase — translation MKRVHVAAAVIRDDSGKILIARRADTQHQGGLWEFPGGKVEADESVETALARELHEELGIVVGAARPLIKVRHDYPDKQVLLDVWEVSSFTGEPHGAEGQPLAWVSAKELTNYEFPAANQPIVAAARLPAEYLITPEDLETPALLRGIQKAIAGGIKLIQLRAPNGYDPKYRDLAVDAVGLCAGKAQLMIKGPFEWLGDFPSAGWHITSAQLRKYAAAGRPLPAERWLAASCHNAEELALAEQMGVDFVTLSPVQPTLTHPDAQPLGWEQASTLIEGFSKPVFLLGGVGPAEREKAWNAGAQGVAGIRAFWPEA, via the coding sequence GTGAAACGTGTACACGTCGCTGCTGCCGTCATCCGTGACGACAGCGGCAAAATCCTCATCGCCCGCCGGGCCGATACCCAGCACCAGGGCGGTCTGTGGGAATTTCCCGGTGGCAAGGTCGAGGCCGATGAGTCGGTTGAAACTGCGCTGGCCCGTGAGCTGCACGAAGAGTTGGGCATTGTCGTCGGCGCTGCCCGCCCGTTGATCAAGGTTCGCCACGATTACCCGGACAAGCAGGTGTTGCTGGATGTCTGGGAAGTCTCAAGCTTCACCGGCGAGCCCCACGGCGCCGAAGGCCAGCCCTTGGCCTGGGTGTCGGCCAAAGAACTGACGAATTATGAATTCCCGGCAGCCAACCAGCCGATCGTGGCGGCGGCGCGTCTGCCTGCTGAATACCTGATCACCCCGGAAGATCTGGAAACCCCGGCCTTGCTGCGCGGCATCCAGAAGGCTATTGCCGGGGGCATCAAGCTGATCCAGCTGCGTGCGCCCAATGGTTATGACCCGAAGTACCGCGATCTGGCGGTGGACGCGGTCGGCCTGTGTGCCGGCAAGGCGCAGTTGATGATCAAGGGCCCGTTCGAGTGGCTGGGCGATTTCCCGTCCGCCGGTTGGCACATTACCTCGGCTCAGCTGCGCAAGTACGCGGCAGCGGGGCGTCCGCTACCGGCGGAGCGTTGGTTGGCGGCGTCCTGCCACAATGCTGAAGAACTGGCGCTGGCCGAGCAGATGGGCGTGGATTTCGTCACTCTTTCACCAGTGCAGCCGACCCTGACTCATCCGGATGCGCAGCCGCTGGGCTGGGAGCAGGCTTCGACGCTGATCGAAGGCTTCAGCAAGCCGGTATTCCTGTTGGGCGGTGTTGGCCCGGCCGAGCGCGAGAAAGCGTGGAATGCCGGGGCTCAGGGTGTGGCGGGGATTCGGGCCTTCTGGCCTGAGGCCTGA
- a CDS encoding glutathione S-transferase family protein, whose protein sequence is MSLHLIIGDKLLSSWSLRAALALELTGAPYTEELIKLGKPDTRERLLKHSPTGKVPLLTTARGTIADSLAIAEYLAEQFPSEQLWPTDIAARAQARSACAQMHSGFFAMRNHMPFNLSHDAPLNPVPPEVKVDVERMLALWAECRAVATEPGPFLFGRVSLADAFFAPIAVRLRTYQVRLPAEDEAYVETVYQWPAFKAWQKAGLEELQS, encoded by the coding sequence ATGAGCCTTCACCTGATCATCGGCGACAAACTGCTTTCCTCCTGGTCCCTGCGCGCGGCACTGGCGCTTGAACTGACCGGCGCGCCCTACACCGAAGAGCTGATCAAGCTCGGCAAGCCCGATACCCGCGAGCGCCTGCTCAAGCATTCGCCCACCGGCAAGGTACCGCTGCTGACCACCGCACGGGGCACCATCGCCGACTCTCTGGCGATTGCCGAATACCTGGCCGAACAGTTTCCTTCCGAGCAGCTCTGGCCGACTGATATCGCGGCCCGCGCTCAGGCGCGTTCTGCCTGCGCGCAGATGCACAGCGGCTTCTTCGCCATGCGCAATCACATGCCGTTCAACCTGAGCCACGACGCGCCGCTCAACCCGGTACCGCCGGAAGTGAAGGTCGATGTCGAGCGCATGCTCGCGCTGTGGGCCGAATGCCGTGCCGTGGCTACCGAGCCGGGGCCGTTCCTGTTTGGTCGCGTGTCGTTGGCGGATGCGTTCTTCGCGCCGATTGCCGTGCGCCTGCGTACCTATCAGGTGCGGCTGCCGGCCGAAGACGAAGCCTATGTTGAAACCGTTTATCAGTGGCCGGCCTTCAAGGCCTGGCAAAAGGCAGGACTGGAGGAGTTGCAGTCGTGA
- a CDS encoding sensor histidine kinase, with protein MPLRQRLENLPVGQKLLAALLVLLTTVLLVANLTFISAAYYISQESMAPQALQTIGRLVSNPSLVAEALQSPQSAERLLKELDSYSPLRAAALYDGKGDRIAQVQRGDKLNLPERYRHIEAWQLTEFRSNQLITLPRPDTAPGHLLLVASSELPMAFYTGTLTASLGILIFSVLLWLVIARQIKRLITRPIHQLEELSRQVTREENYALRASRGNHDEIGSLAEAFNTMLSRIEAREQQLKRARDDSQAAYDQAQGLAEETRHTNRKLELEVQVRSKIEKKLTGFQNYLNSIIDSMPSALIALDEQLYVTQWNQEASALSGTRLDEALNQPIFLAFEPLKPFLPQLKQTVEQHTVAKIERVTWFKDDEPKHYALTFYPLMGGAGRGVVIRIDDITQRLSLEDMMVQSEKMLSVGGLAAGMAHEINNPLGAILHNVQNIRRRLSPDLPKNLEQAEQLGIELDTVNRYLQGREVPQLLDGIQQAGARAAKIVTHMLSFSRRSTRQMAPCDLPALIDQAVDIAGNDFDLAIGFDFKGQAIIRQFDPALGPVPGTANELEQVLLNLLKNAAQAIHLREDDSEPGRIILRTKLNPPWAEIQVEDNGIGMSENVRKRTFEPFFTTKEIGQGTGLGLSVSYFIITNNHKGQMEVQSAPGQGTCFTLRLPLTQPAPIAAETNQLPR; from the coding sequence ATGCCATTGCGCCAGCGCCTCGAAAACCTGCCGGTCGGCCAGAAACTGCTGGCCGCCCTGCTGGTGCTGTTGACCACCGTGTTACTGGTCGCCAACCTGACCTTTATCAGCGCGGCCTATTACATTTCCCAGGAAAGCATGGCGCCCCAGGCGCTGCAGACCATTGGCCGACTGGTATCGAACCCGAGCCTGGTCGCCGAAGCCTTGCAGTCACCGCAAAGTGCCGAGCGCCTGCTCAAGGAACTCGACAGTTACTCGCCGCTGCGCGCTGCCGCCCTGTATGACGGCAAGGGCGATCGCATTGCGCAGGTGCAACGTGGCGACAAGCTCAACCTGCCGGAGCGCTACCGGCATATCGAAGCCTGGCAACTCACCGAGTTTCGCAGCAACCAACTGATCACCCTGCCCCGTCCCGACACTGCGCCAGGTCATCTGTTGCTGGTGGCCAGCAGCGAACTGCCGATGGCGTTCTACACCGGCACCCTGACGGCGAGCCTCGGAATCCTGATCTTCAGCGTGCTGTTGTGGCTGGTGATTGCCCGGCAAATCAAACGCCTGATCACCCGGCCGATCCATCAACTCGAAGAACTGTCCCGCCAGGTGACCCGCGAGGAGAACTACGCCCTGCGCGCCTCACGCGGCAACCACGACGAAATCGGCAGCCTGGCCGAGGCCTTCAACACCATGCTCTCGCGCATCGAGGCCCGGGAGCAGCAACTCAAGCGCGCCCGCGACGACTCGCAAGCCGCCTACGATCAGGCGCAGGGGCTGGCCGAAGAAACCCGCCACACCAACCGCAAACTGGAGCTGGAAGTCCAGGTGCGGAGCAAGATCGAGAAGAAGCTCACGGGCTTTCAGAACTACCTCAACAGCATCATCGACTCCATGCCCTCGGCGCTGATCGCCCTCGACGAGCAGCTCTATGTCACGCAATGGAACCAGGAGGCCAGCGCCCTCTCCGGCACCCGGCTGGACGAAGCGCTGAACCAGCCGATCTTTCTCGCGTTCGAACCGCTCAAGCCGTTCCTGCCGCAGCTCAAGCAGACCGTCGAACAGCACACCGTGGCGAAAATCGAGCGGGTGACCTGGTTCAAGGACGACGAGCCCAAGCATTACGCCCTGACCTTCTACCCGCTGATGGGCGGTGCCGGACGCGGCGTGGTGATCCGGATCGACGACATCACCCAGCGCCTGTCGCTGGAAGACATGATGGTGCAATCGGAAAAAATGCTCTCGGTCGGCGGCCTCGCTGCCGGCATGGCCCACGAAATCAACAACCCGCTGGGGGCGATCCTGCACAACGTGCAGAACATTCGCCGGCGCCTGTCGCCCGACCTGCCGAAGAACCTCGAACAGGCCGAACAACTGGGCATCGAACTGGATACCGTGAACCGCTACCTGCAAGGCCGGGAAGTCCCGCAATTGCTCGACGGCATTCAGCAGGCCGGTGCCCGGGCGGCAAAAATCGTTACCCACATGCTCAGTTTCAGTCGCCGCAGCACCCGGCAGATGGCCCCGTGCGACCTGCCGGCGCTGATCGATCAAGCCGTGGATATCGCCGGCAACGACTTCGACCTGGCGATTGGTTTCGACTTCAAGGGGCAGGCGATCATCCGTCAGTTCGATCCGGCGCTGGGTCCGGTTCCGGGCACCGCCAACGAGCTGGAACAGGTGCTGCTCAACCTGCTGAAAAACGCTGCGCAGGCGATCCACCTGCGCGAAGACGACAGCGAGCCGGGGCGGATCATCTTGCGCACCAAACTCAATCCGCCGTGGGCCGAGATACAGGTCGAGGACAACGGCATCGGCATGAGCGAGAACGTGCGCAAACGTACCTTCGAGCCGTTCTTCACCACCAAGGAAATCGGCCAGGGCACGGGGCTCGGGCTGTCGGTGTCGTATTTCATCATCACCAACAACCACAAAGGGCAGATGGAAGTGCAGTCGGCACCGGGACAAGGGACCTGCTTCACCCTGCGCCTGCCGCTGACGCAACCTGCACCCATTGCCGCAGAAACCAATCAACTACCGAGGTAA